One window from the genome of Streptococcus salivarius encodes:
- a CDS encoding glycoside hydrolase family 70 protein produces MENKVRYKLHKVKKQWVTLAVASVALATIVGASVTTSSLVSAEEINNTNGSPSTTTVGENTNPVVEKEVGTTTEVANTSNATTTDRAAVTADKPAETTVQPNSGATSDRAAAVEVEAKPETTAKPEVAAKPETATTSEVAANAGVAAPTTEKSKELSEAEIKAAVSLDNIKKEKDGKYYYLLEDGSHKKNFAITVNGQVLYFDENGVLSSTSTYSFTQETTNLVTDFTKNNAAYDSTKASFELVDGYLTADSWYRPKEILEAGTTWKASTEKDFRPLLMSWWPDKDTQVAYLNYMTKALSNGEETKDVFTIENSQASLNAAAQIIQRKIEVKIAANKSTDWLRQSIEAFVKDQDKWDINSESPGKEHFQKGALLFVNSDLTKWANSDYRKLDQTATSRLANDKIKSGSDAGYEFLLSSDIDNSNPIVQAEMLNQLYYFMNWGQIVFGDKDKDAHFDGIRVDAVDNVSIDMLQLVSSYMKAAYKVNESEARALANISILEAWSQNDPYYVDEHNTAALSMDNGLRLSIVHGLTRPVTNKGTGARNASMKDLINGGYFGLSNRAEVTSYDQLGFATYLFVRAHDSEVQTVIADIISKKIDPTTDGFTFTLDQLKQAFDIYNADMLKVDKEYTHSNIPGAYALMLQTMGAATRVYYGDLYTDNGQYMAKKSPYFDQITTLLKARPKYVAGGQTSYIHNLAGDGVSSAKDNKEVLVSVRYGQDLMSKTDTEGGKYGRNSGMLTLIANNPDLKLADGETITVNMGAAHKNQAYRPLLLGTDKGIVSSLNDSDTKIVKYTDAQGNLVFTADEIKGFKTVDMSGYLSVWVPVGATDDQNVLAKPSTKAYKEGDKVYSSSAALEAQVIYEGFSNFQDFVKEDSQYTNKLIAANADLFKSWGITSFEIAPQYVSSKDGTFLDSIIENGYAFTDRYDFAMSKNNKYGSKEDLRDALKALHKQGIQVIADWVPDQLYTLPGKEVVTATRTDTHGKVLDDTSLVNKLYVTNTKSSGNDFQAQYGGAFLDKLQKLYPEIFKEVMEASGKTIDPSVKIKQWEAKYFNGTNIQKRGSDYVLSDGKLYFTVNDKGTFLPAALTGDTKAKTGFAYDGTGVTYYTTSGTQAKSQFVTYNGKQYYFNDKGYLVTGEQAIDGSNYFFLPNGVMFTDGVIKNAKGQSLVYGKSGKLTTQTGWKEVTVKDDSGKEEKFYQYFFKGGIMATGLTEVEGKEKYFYDNGYQAKGIFIPTKDGHLMFFCGDSGERKYSGFFEQDGNWYYANDKGYVATGFTKVGKQNLYFNEKGVQVKNRFFQVGDATYYANNEGDVLRGAQTINGDELYFDESGKQVKGEFVNNPDGTTSYYDAITGVKLVDTSLVVNGQTFNIDAKGVVTKAHTPGFYTTGDNNWFYADSHGRNVTGAQVINGQHLYFDANGRQVKGGFVTNTDGSRSFYHWNTGDKLVSTFFTTGHDRWYYADDKGNVVTGAQVINGQKLFFATDGKQVKGDFATNANGSRSYYHGATGNKLVSTFFTTGDNNWYYADAKGELVVGEQTINGQNLYFDQTGKQVKGATAANPDGSISYYDVHTGEKAINRWVKIPSGQWVYFNAQGKGYVSN; encoded by the coding sequence ATGGAAAATAAAGTACGCTATAAACTGCACAAAGTGAAGAAGCAATGGGTTACTTTAGCGGTTGCTTCAGTAGCCTTGGCTACCATTGTTGGTGCTAGTGTTACCACGTCTTCACTTGTTTCGGCAGAAGAAATAAATAATACTAATGGATCACCTTCAACAACTACAGTCGGGGAAAATACAAATCCTGTGGTTGAAAAAGAGGTAGGCACAACAACAGAGGTGGCAAATACTTCAAATGCCACAACAACAGACCGAGCAGCAGTTACTGCTGATAAACCAGCTGAAACGACAGTTCAACCAAATTCAGGAGCAACTAGTGATAGAGCTGCAGCAGTAGAGGTTGAAGCCAAACCTGAAACGACTGCTAAGCCAGAAGTAGCCGCTAAACCAGAAACAGCTACAACATCTGAAGTAGCTGCAAATGCTGGAGTAGCCGCTCCAACGACTGAGAAGTCTAAAGAGCTTTCTGAAGCTGAAATTAAAGCTGCAGTCTCACTCGATAATATTAAAAAAGAAAAAGATGGTAAATATTACTATCTTTTAGAAGATGGATCACATAAGAAAAACTTTGCCATTACTGTAAATGGTCAGGTCCTTTATTTTGATGAGAATGGTGTCCTTTCAAGCACATCAACTTATTCATTCACACAAGAAACAACAAATCTTGTCACTGATTTTACTAAAAACAATGCTGCTTACGATTCAACAAAAGCAAGCTTTGAACTTGTTGATGGTTATTTGACAGCTGATAGTTGGTACCGTCCAAAAGAAATCCTTGAAGCAGGAACAACTTGGAAAGCGTCAACTGAAAAAGATTTTCGCCCACTTTTGATGTCTTGGTGGCCTGATAAGGATACTCAAGTAGCTTACTTGAACTACATGACTAAGGCTCTTAGCAATGGTGAAGAAACAAAAGATGTCTTTACGATTGAAAATTCTCAAGCTAGCTTGAATGCCGCTGCTCAAATCATTCAACGTAAGATTGAGGTTAAGATTGCTGCTAATAAGTCAACAGACTGGTTGCGTCAGTCAATCGAGGCCTTTGTTAAAGACCAAGATAAATGGGACATTAACTCTGAATCTCCAGGTAAAGAACACTTCCAAAAAGGGGCTCTCCTCTTTGTTAATAGTGATTTAACGAAGTGGGCTAACTCAGACTACCGTAAACTTGACCAAACGGCAACAAGTCGTTTGGCAAACGATAAGATCAAGAGTGGTAGTGATGCTGGTTATGAGTTCTTGCTATCAAGCGATATCGACAACTCAAACCCAATTGTGCAAGCTGAAATGCTTAACCAATTGTATTACTTCATGAACTGGGGACAAATCGTCTTTGGTGACAAGGACAAAGATGCTCACTTTGATGGTATCCGTGTTGATGCTGTGGACAATGTCAGCATCGATATGCTTCAATTAGTGTCTTCATACATGAAGGCTGCTTACAAGGTCAATGAGTCTGAAGCACGTGCCCTTGCTAATATCTCAATTCTTGAAGCTTGGTCTCAAAACGACCCATATTATGTGGACGAACATAATACAGCTGCCCTTTCTATGGATAATGGTCTCCGTTTGTCTATTGTTCATGGATTGACTCGTCCAGTAACTAATAAAGGTACAGGTGCTCGTAATGCATCAATGAAGGACCTTATTAACGGTGGTTATTTCGGTCTTTCAAACCGTGCGGAAGTTACATCATATGATCAACTTGGTTTTGCAACCTATCTCTTTGTTCGTGCACACGACTCAGAAGTTCAAACGGTTATCGCAGACATTATCAGCAAAAAAATTGATCCTACAACAGATGGATTTACTTTTACATTAGATCAATTGAAACAAGCTTTTGACATTTATAATGCTGATATGTTGAAAGTGGATAAGGAATATACGCATTCAAATATTCCTGGAGCTTATGCTTTGATGCTTCAAACAATGGGTGCAGCAACACGTGTTTATTATGGAGACTTGTATACTGATAATGGTCAGTACATGGCTAAGAAATCACCATACTTTGATCAAATCACAACTCTTCTTAAAGCGCGTCCTAAATATGTAGCTGGTGGACAAACATCTTATATCCACAATCTTGCTGGAGATGGCGTATCGTCTGCTAAAGACAATAAAGAAGTTTTGGTTTCTGTCCGTTATGGTCAAGATTTGATGTCTAAGACTGATACAGAAGGTGGAAAATACGGTCGTAATTCTGGTATGTTGACCCTCATTGCTAATAACCCAGATTTGAAATTAGCAGATGGTGAAACAATTACTGTAAATATGGGTGCAGCCCACAAGAACCAAGCCTACCGTCCACTCTTGCTTGGTACGGATAAAGGTATCGTGTCCTCATTGAATGATTCAGATACTAAGATTGTTAAATACACAGATGCACAAGGAAATCTTGTCTTCACAGCTGATGAAATCAAAGGCTTTAAGACTGTTGATATGAGTGGTTACCTTTCAGTTTGGGTACCAGTAGGTGCGACTGACGATCAAAACGTTCTTGCCAAACCATCAACAAAAGCCTACAAAGAAGGGGATAAGGTTTATAGCTCTTCTGCAGCACTTGAAGCACAAGTGATTTACGAAGGTTTCTCAAACTTCCAAGACTTTGTCAAAGAGGATAGTCAATATACTAACAAATTGATTGCAGCTAACGCAGACCTCTTCAAGTCATGGGGTATTACGTCATTTGAGATTGCACCTCAATATGTCTCATCTAAGGATGGCACTTTCCTTGATTCTATTATTGAAAATGGTTATGCCTTCACAGACCGTTACGACTTTGCCATGAGCAAAAACAATAAATATGGTTCAAAAGAAGATCTTCGTGATGCCCTCAAGGCTCTTCACAAACAAGGTATTCAAGTCATTGCTGACTGGGTTCCAGACCAATTGTATACTCTCCCAGGTAAAGAAGTAGTGACAGCTACTCGTACAGATACGCATGGTAAGGTGCTTGATGATACTAGCTTGGTTAATAAGCTCTATGTGACAAATACCAAGTCATCAGGAAATGATTTCCAAGCACAGTATGGTGGGGCCTTCCTCGACAAACTTCAAAAACTTTATCCAGAAATCTTCAAAGAAGTTATGGAAGCGTCAGGTAAGACAATTGATCCATCTGTGAAGATTAAACAATGGGAAGCTAAGTACTTTAACGGTACAAACATCCAAAAACGTGGTTCAGACTACGTTCTCAGCGATGGTAAATTGTACTTCACCGTTAACGATAAAGGTACCTTCCTTCCAGCTGCCTTGACTGGTGATACAAAAGCTAAAACTGGATTTGCTTATGATGGTACAGGGGTAACTTATTATACAACATCTGGTACTCAAGCTAAGAGTCAATTTGTGACATATAATGGCAAACAGTACTACTTTAACGATAAGGGTTACCTTGTAACTGGTGAACAAGCTATCGACGGTTCAAACTATTTCTTCTTGCCAAATGGTGTTATGTTTACTGATGGTGTTATTAAAAATGCCAAAGGTCAATCATTGGTTTATGGTAAGTCAGGTAAATTGACGACTCAAACTGGTTGGAAAGAAGTTACTGTTAAAGATGATAGTGGTAAGGAAGAGAAATTCTACCAATACTTCTTCAAAGGTGGCATCATGGCTACTGGTTTGACTGAAGTAGAAGGTAAGGAAAAATACTTCTATGACAATGGTTACCAAGCTAAAGGCATCTTCATTCCTACAAAAGACGGCCACTTGATGTTCTTCTGTGGCGATTCAGGTGAACGTAAGTACTCAGGCTTCTTTGAACAAGATGGTAACTGGTACTACGCTAATGATAAGGGCTATGTTGCCACTGGATTTACTAAGGTAGGTAAACAAAACCTTTACTTCAATGAAAAAGGTGTTCAAGTTAAGAATCGCTTCTTCCAAGTTGGTGATGCCACTTACTATGCAAATAACGAAGGTGATGTTCTTCGTGGTGCGCAAACCATCAATGGTGACGAGCTCTACTTTGATGAGTCAGGTAAACAAGTTAAAGGTGAGTTTGTGAACAATCCTGATGGTACGACTTCATACTACGATGCCATTACAGGTGTGAAACTTGTGGATACATCACTAGTAGTTAATGGTCAAACCTTTAATATCGATGCTAAGGGTGTTGTGACTAAGGCACATACACCAGGCTTCTATACTACTGGGGACAACAACTGGTTCTATGCAGACTCACATGGACGTAATGTCACAGGTGCTCAGGTCATCAATGGTCAACACCTCTACTTTGATGCAAATGGTCGTCAAGTTAAGGGTGGCTTCGTAACGAACACTGACGGTAGTCGTTCATTCTACCATTGGAATACTGGTGATAAATTGGTATCAACCTTCTTCACTACCGGTCATGATAGATGGTATTATGCTGATGATAAGGGAAATGTCGTTACAGGAGCTCAAGTGATTAACGGTCAAAAACTCTTCTTTGCTACTGATGGTAAACAGGTTAAAGGTGACTTTGCAACAAATGCGAATGGCAGCCGTTCATACTACCATGGAGCTACTGGTAATAAGTTAGTCTCAACCTTCTTCACTACTGGAGACAACAACTGGTACTATGCTGATGCCAAAGGTGAACTTGTTGTTGGCGAACAGACGATCAACGGCCAAAACCTTTACTTTGACCAAACTGGTAAGCAAGTGAAAGGTGCAACAGCTGCGAATCCTGATGGCTCAATCTCTTACTATGATGTTCATACAGGGGAAAAGGCTATTAATCGTTGGGTTAAAATTCCTTCAGGGCAATGGGTATACTTTAACGCTCAAGGAAAAGGCTACGTGTCAAATTAA
- a CDS encoding IS30 family transposase translates to MSYSHLTITERIKIEAYLELGLKPCQIANKLGVHRSTISRELRRCQNGYSAALAQEQYDHRAKQKGRKSCLTPELKKEIEDGLKSSWSPEQICGRYQLEQKPMVAFKTIYNWLYAGLIDLDLSVLRRKGKTRQPKETRGTFRIGTSIAKRPKEVRNRETFGHWELDTVVSSRGKSRGCLATFLERKTRFYLAFKIPDRTAKSMFLAIKQLCKLFPKEALKTFTSDRGKEFACYPLVENLGTSFFFADAYSSWQRGSNENANGLLREYFPKKTDLAAISEEALNKALYDINHRPRKCLAYRTACEALEDEFE, encoded by the coding sequence ATGAGCTACTCCCATCTTACCATAACCGAGCGAATAAAGATAGAAGCCTATTTGGAATTAGGTTTGAAACCTTGCCAAATTGCCAACAAACTTGGCGTACATAGATCCACCATCTCAAGAGAGTTAAGACGATGCCAAAATGGCTATTCCGCAGCCTTAGCACAGGAACAGTACGACCACAGGGCTAAACAAAAAGGTCGGAAGTCTTGTTTGACACCAGAGTTGAAAAAGGAAATTGAGGACGGTTTAAAATCCTCCTGGTCGCCTGAACAGATTTGTGGCCGCTATCAGCTTGAACAAAAGCCAATGGTAGCTTTTAAAACCATCTATAACTGGCTCTACGCCGGTTTGATTGATCTGGATTTAAGCGTCCTGCGTCGTAAAGGAAAGACTCGACAACCCAAAGAAACACGTGGGACATTTAGGATTGGCACATCAATTGCCAAACGTCCTAAAGAGGTCAGGAATCGTGAGACTTTTGGCCACTGGGAGCTTGATACTGTGGTGTCTTCCAGAGGCAAAAGCAGGGGCTGTTTAGCGACCTTTCTGGAGCGAAAAACGCGCTTTTACTTAGCTTTCAAGATACCAGACAGAACAGCCAAATCCATGTTTTTAGCCATCAAACAACTTTGTAAGCTATTTCCAAAAGAGGCTCTTAAAACCTTCACTTCAGACAGGGGAAAAGAGTTTGCCTGCTATCCTCTGGTAGAGAACTTAGGAACTTCCTTTTTCTTTGCGGACGCCTATTCATCCTGGCAGAGAGGAAGCAATGAAAACGCAAATGGCTTACTAAGAGAATATTTCCCAAAGAAAACAGATTTAGCCGCTATCTCTGAGGAGGCTTTGAACAAAGCCTTATATGATATCAATCACAGACCGCGAAAATGTTTAGCTTACAGAACTGCTTGTGAAGCTCTAGAGGATGAGTTCGAGTAA
- the hflX gene encoding GTPase HflX, which translates to MIETAKQQERAILVGVELQETEHFDMSMEELASLAKTAGAEVVASYTQKRERYDSKSFVGSGKLEEIKAMVDADEITTVIVNNRLTPRQNTNLEAAFGVKVIDRMQLILDIFAMRARSHEGKLQVHLAQLKYMLPRLAGQGIMLSRQAGGIGSRGPGESQLELNRRSIRNQIADIERQLKVVEKNRETIREKRVDSSAFKIGLIGYTNAGKSTIMNLMTDDKQYEANELFATLDATTKKIYLKDQFQVTLTDTVGFIQDLPTELVAAFKSTLEESRNVDLLLHVIDASDPNHEEHEKVVLDILKDLDMTDIPRLAIYNKMDVADNLVATVFPNVRLSARDKGSREALRRLLIDEIQQIFEPFSIKVHQDQAYKLYQLSQLALLDSYTFETEVEEITGYISPKNKWKLEEFYD; encoded by the coding sequence ATGATAGAGACAGCCAAACAGCAAGAACGTGCTATTTTAGTAGGTGTTGAATTGCAAGAAACAGAGCATTTTGACATGTCAATGGAGGAACTTGCCAGTCTTGCCAAAACTGCAGGAGCAGAGGTTGTAGCTAGCTATACCCAAAAACGTGAACGCTATGATAGTAAGTCTTTCGTAGGTTCAGGAAAATTAGAAGAAATCAAGGCCATGGTGGATGCGGATGAGATTACTACGGTCATTGTCAATAACCGTTTAACACCTCGTCAAAATACCAATCTTGAAGCAGCATTTGGCGTAAAAGTTATTGATCGTATGCAATTAATTTTGGATATCTTTGCCATGAGGGCTAGAAGCCATGAAGGGAAACTTCAGGTTCACCTAGCTCAACTAAAATACATGTTGCCCCGTTTAGCTGGTCAAGGGATTATGCTCAGCCGTCAAGCAGGGGGCATTGGTAGCCGTGGACCTGGTGAAAGTCAATTGGAGCTCAATCGTCGTTCGATTCGTAACCAGATTGCTGATATTGAACGCCAGTTAAAGGTTGTTGAGAAGAACCGAGAAACCATTCGCGAAAAGCGTGTTGATTCAAGTGCCTTTAAAATTGGTTTGATTGGTTATACCAATGCTGGGAAATCAACAATCATGAACCTTATGACGGATGATAAGCAATATGAGGCTAATGAACTTTTCGCGACCTTGGATGCAACGACTAAGAAAATTTACTTAAAGGATCAGTTTCAAGTGACCTTGACAGATACGGTTGGTTTTATCCAGGACTTGCCAACAGAATTGGTTGCTGCCTTTAAGTCAACACTTGAAGAAAGTCGTAATGTGGATCTTCTTTTGCATGTTATTGATGCGAGTGATCCTAATCACGAAGAGCATGAAAAGGTGGTCTTAGACATTCTAAAAGACTTAGACATGACTGATATTCCTCGCCTAGCAATTTACAATAAGATGGATGTAGCTGATAACCTAGTAGCAACAGTCTTTCCAAATGTTCGTCTCTCAGCACGTGACAAGGGAAGTCGTGAGGCACTAAGAAGACTCTTGATTGATGAAATTCAACAGATTTTTGAACCTTTTAGTATTAAGGTCCATCAGGATCAAGCTTATAAACTTTATCAGTTGAGTCAATTAGCCTTGCTAGATAGCTACACTTTTGAGACAGAAGTGGAAGAAATTACAGGTTATATTTCACCGAAAAATAAATGGAAATTGGAAGAATTTTATGACTGA
- a CDS encoding cystathionine beta-lyase has product MTDYMDLALKYGGFTSLDKVYLKNTLSDLSDSQKLAFITPPPSVINAYFAEIYQKQSPEAATDYYLDLSKELNLFNPAPSFDEHKPFIRLNLSGKSYGFCYENADEVALVFAEHLEVPTASILFELAQVFPQYKVYLEGTQIKMAKVDFDEEVLEELTPETQLLSRVTKLKGNVIKLASFNQDELVELLSQYKGQTVYYGFAQRECLAYIVQK; this is encoded by the coding sequence ATGACTGATTATATGGATTTAGCTTTAAAATATGGTGGTTTTACAAGTTTAGATAAGGTCTATTTGAAAAATACCTTGTCAGACCTTTCGGACAGTCAAAAATTGGCTTTCATTACGCCACCACCAAGCGTGATTAATGCTTATTTTGCAGAGATTTACCAAAAACAATCTCCTGAAGCAGCGACGGATTACTATTTGGACCTTTCAAAGGAGTTGAACCTCTTTAACCCTGCACCATCTTTTGATGAGCACAAGCCATTTATTCGCCTCAATTTGTCAGGAAAATCCTATGGATTTTGCTATGAAAATGCTGATGAGGTAGCCTTAGTCTTTGCAGAGCATTTAGAGGTTCCAACGGCTAGCATTTTGTTTGAGCTTGCTCAAGTTTTCCCGCAGTATAAGGTTTATCTTGAAGGCACTCAAATTAAGATGGCCAAGGTTGATTTTGACGAAGAAGTATTGGAAGAGTTGACACCTGAGACACAGTTACTTAGTCGTGTAACTAAGTTGAAGGGGAATGTCATTAAGTTGGCTAGCTTCAATCAAGATGAATTAGTGGAACTTTTGTCTCAATATAAAGGGCAAACCGTTTATTACGGCTTTGCTCAGCGTGAATGCCTGGCTTATATTGTCCAGAAATAA
- the rnz gene encoding ribonuclease Z, whose amino-acid sequence MELQFLGTGAGQPSKARNVSSLVLKLLDEINEVWMFDCGEGTQRQILETTIKPRKVKKIFITHMHGDHIFGLPGFLASRSFQSSEEQTDLEVYGPVGIKQYVMTSLRTSGTRLPYHVHFKEIDEHKLGLVMENDKFAVYADKLDHTIFCIGYRVVQKDLEGTLDAEALKAAGVPFGPLFGQIKNGQDVVLEDGTKIIAKDFISAPKKGKVITILGDTRKTNASVRLGLGADVLVHESTYGKGDEKIAKSHGHSTNMQAAQVAKDASAKRLLLNHVSARFLGRDIGKMAADAKTIFENTHIVRDLEEVEI is encoded by the coding sequence ATGGAATTACAATTTTTAGGGACGGGTGCCGGGCAGCCCTCCAAGGCCCGTAACGTGTCGAGTCTGGTTCTGAAGTTACTCGATGAAATCAATGAGGTCTGGATGTTTGACTGTGGAGAAGGTACCCAACGTCAGATTTTAGAAACAACAATCAAACCTCGTAAAGTTAAAAAAATCTTTATCACACATATGCATGGAGACCATATCTTTGGCCTACCTGGTTTCTTGGCTAGCCGTTCTTTCCAATCGAGTGAAGAACAAACAGATTTAGAGGTTTATGGTCCAGTCGGCATTAAACAATATGTTATGACTAGTCTTCGTACCTCTGGAACACGCCTCCCTTACCATGTGCATTTTAAGGAAATTGATGAGCATAAGCTTGGCTTGGTTATGGAAAATGACAAGTTCGCTGTTTATGCAGATAAGTTGGATCATACCATTTTTTGTATTGGTTACCGTGTGGTTCAAAAGGATCTTGAAGGAACCTTGGATGCTGAGGCCCTTAAAGCAGCAGGTGTGCCATTTGGTCCGCTTTTTGGTCAAATTAAGAATGGGCAAGACGTGGTTCTTGAAGATGGAACCAAAATCATTGCCAAGGACTTTATTTCCGCACCTAAGAAAGGTAAGGTTATCACTATCTTAGGTGACACTCGTAAGACGAATGCCAGTGTTCGTCTTGGCTTGGGAGCAGATGTCTTGGTGCACGAGTCTACTTATGGTAAAGGTGACGAAAAAATTGCCAAGAGCCATGGGCATTCAACCAACATGCAAGCAGCACAGGTCGCTAAAGATGCGTCAGCTAAACGTCTTCTTCTAAATCACGTATCAGCTCGTTTCTTGGGGCGTGATATCGGTAAGATGGCAGCAGATGCTAAAACAATTTTCGAAAACACCCACATCGTTCGTGACTTGGAAGAGGTAGAGATTTAA
- a CDS encoding SDR family NAD(P)-dependent oxidoreductase, whose amino-acid sequence MAKQRIIAITGASGGLAQEIVKQLSPSDGIILLGRDKDKLEKCYRHVENKTCLAIDLRDDSAIKEMVDYLYQRFGRIDVFINNAGFGEFKSYDHYTSQEVRDMFDINTFATMTFSRLMAEKMVEQGHGHIINIASMAGKIATANSSVYAATKFAVIGFSDALRLELADKGVYVTTVNPGPIETSFFDQADPSGAYLESVKKFVLSPKYVAKKIVRILGKNKREVNLPRLLSVAHKGYTLFPRISDKLATNVFNYK is encoded by the coding sequence ATGGCTAAACAACGTATTATCGCTATTACTGGTGCTTCAGGAGGGCTTGCACAAGAAATTGTCAAGCAGCTCTCACCCAGTGATGGCATTATCCTCTTAGGAAGAGACAAGGATAAACTTGAGAAATGTTATCGCCATGTTGAAAATAAAACTTGCCTTGCCATTGACCTTAGAGACGACAGTGCCATTAAAGAAATGGTCGATTATCTCTATCAACGATTTGGACGTATTGATGTCTTTATCAATAATGCTGGTTTCGGTGAATTCAAGTCTTATGATCATTACACTAGCCAAGAGGTCCGTGATATGTTTGATATCAATACCTTTGCGACGATGACCTTTTCACGTCTGATGGCTGAGAAAATGGTGGAGCAAGGCCATGGCCATATCATCAATATCGCCAGTATGGCGGGAAAAATTGCGACAGCCAACTCAAGTGTCTATGCAGCGACAAAGTTTGCTGTAATTGGCTTCTCAGATGCCCTTCGTCTAGAGCTGGCTGATAAGGGAGTCTATGTGACTACAGTCAATCCTGGTCCAATTGAGACAAGCTTCTTTGACCAAGCAGATCCCTCTGGAGCCTATCTTGAGAGTGTTAAGAAGTTTGTCCTCAGTCCTAAATACGTGGCTAAAAAGATTGTTCGTATTCTGGGTAAAAACAAACGTGAAGTCAATCTACCACGACTCTTATCAGTTGCCCACAAAGGATATACGCTATTTCCACGCATCTCGGACAAACTAGCTACCAATGTGTTTAACTACAAATAG
- a CDS encoding GNAT family N-acetyltransferase: MLNYKKEIPAITDLLALYSSVGWTNYTNNPAMLEEAVKASLWQLAVYDEEELVAYIRLVGDGHSVLLVQDLLVRPDHQRQGIGKKLLEEALATFPNVYQRLLVTERSEKNLAFYQSLGFIELSEQACTGMIYKY; the protein is encoded by the coding sequence ATGTTAAATTATAAAAAAGAGATTCCAGCGATAACAGACCTACTCGCACTGTACAGTTCAGTCGGCTGGACCAATTATACCAACAACCCAGCTATGCTAGAAGAAGCTGTCAAAGCTAGTCTCTGGCAGTTGGCAGTTTATGATGAGGAAGAGTTAGTAGCCTACATTCGCTTGGTAGGAGATGGACACTCTGTTCTTTTGGTGCAGGACCTCTTGGTGCGACCAGATCATCAGCGCCAAGGAATCGGAAAGAAACTCTTAGAAGAGGCTTTAGCAACTTTTCCCAATGTCTATCAACGACTCCTTGTCACTGAACGTAGCGAGAAAAATCTAGCTTTTTACCAATCTCTGGGCTTTATCGAACTTTCAGAGCAAGCTTGTACAGGGATGATTTATAAATATTGA